CTTTCGTCTCTGGCAAAGAAGGCTGAAACTTTCTTTTGGGCTGGGATATTTACAAAACAGAATAGCAACCCACTATTATTGAAAGCCCACCAAAAACTCGGTGAATTAAACAGAACTCGCAGAAGATTGGACATGTGTCATGTTCTGGTGATAGTATTAAGTGACGTGTCCTCTCTAGAAGAGAGTTAACTTCTACTTTATATTATAAGATGTAGTCACAAACCCAAGAGGGAATACCAGAACAAGGCTTCCGGTTAGCCGTAGGAGAAACGGTGATCTTCGAAAAATAGATTAGGCTTATCGAAAATAGTTGAGCCCATTTAACTGCCCATGTAAAGAGAATCATGCAACAGAAACATTTTCGGAAGTTTATTATTAGTTACATGTTTAGCAAAAAAAGAAAAAAAAGTCAAAGGTGGTGCGAAAACGTCAGTCATAGCTGCAAACAAAGCGGCGGTGGAAGCTGACATGCAACTTATGACGTTCGTGTCATCTTCCCCGACACTCTCTCGCTCTCTAGAAACAAGATAATGTTACATGCATTTACGCTTGTTCTTTTATTACATCAACATATTACATTTACAATCGAGTTCTCATCTTCGAGCCATGACCGGTAAGGAAGTTCTCCACAAGATGAAGGAAACCGTCAAGGTCTCGATTCTTTCTTATTTCCCACGTTACCTGAAAAAAATCGCTTACGGTATCAAGACTTTGATAACCTAGCCATTTTAATTTGATTAGATATTTCTTAGCGGATCGGTCGTCGAACGTAGCTAGATTCCATGTATCCGTTAGATACGGACAAGCTTGTTGGAGATGAGCTTACGGTTCTTGATATCCTTAGGGTTTTCAAACTCTCTGTTCTTTCTTCTTCCCCACGTTACTTGAAAATATCGCTTGCGGTTCGAGATTTTAACAACCTAGCCATTATAAAGTAGCTAGATTCCATGTATCCGTGAGATCCTAAGATCCAGATAAGCTTGTTGGAATCTGAGATAAGCATCATAAGCTTACGGTTCTTGATCCAAATACAAAACTATATATACTTAGGGTTTCAATACATGAACATAATCTGTCTTTCTAATAAGAATATTTTCGCCTCTGTTGTTATCTTTGGTATAATAGGAGAAAGTTGGGCTTGGTTCGTCAGCAGATTCAGGGAAGGGAAAGAGCAAGATGTCAAAGCAGATAACACACGGTTTCCACTTGTTGAAAGGGAAAGCTCTCCACGAGATGGAGGATTACGTGGTTGCCAAGTTTAAAGAAGTCGATGACAATGAGCTTGGCCTCTTTGCTATCTTCGATGGCCATCTCAGCCACGAGATTCCTGACTACTTATGCTCCCATTTGTTTGACAACATCTTGAAAGAGGTAAGTTAATATCTCTCAAAACCTGCTGCGCGCATGTAAATCTTGAGAATATGGACTTATAATATAAGCTTGCATGCATGCAGCCAAATTTCTGGCAAGAGCCCGAGAAAGCGATAAAGAAAGCTTATTACATAACAGACACTAAGATTCTAGACAAGGCTTCTGACTTGGGGAAAGGAGGTTCCACTGCTGTGACTGCTATATTAATCAACTGTCAGAAGCTGGTGGTAGCTAACGTTGGAGACTCTCGAGCTGTTATTTGTAAAAGTGGTGTTGCCAAGCCACTCTCTGTCGATCATGAACCTAACATGGAGAAGGATGAAGTAGAGAGCAGAGGCGGATTCGTCTCAAACTTTCCTGGTATCTTATTCATTTAATATCAACTACATCTTGATCCGCGCTGATATTTTTTCAATTTATATACATAGATATTTATTTTAGATCATTGGTGGTATACATTTTTAACGTTAATCATATATATATAAATATTTATATAACTATTTCAAATACAATAATGTCATGTTATAATTAATCAATTGTTTCAAAATCGTCACATGCATTTATCGTTTCTTATTATATATTTGTTTTATTGTGTTTGCATTTAGTTACTGAAAAAAATTTATATGCATGAAACAACATATCTGAAAATTATTTTGTGTTTAATTTATACTAAATTCTGTCATTCAAAACTGGATTTTCTTTTAGCAATATTTTTTATGTT
The DNA window shown above is from Brassica oleracea var. oleracea cultivar TO1000 chromosome C3, BOL, whole genome shotgun sequence and carries:
- the LOC106333057 gene encoding probable protein phosphatase 2C 39, which encodes MTGKEVLHKMKETVKEKVGLGSSADSGKGKSKMSKQITHGFHLLKGKALHEMEDYVVAKFKEVDDNELGLFAIFDGHLSHEIPDYLCSHLFDNILKEPNFWQEPEKAIKKAYYITDTKILDKASDLGKGGSTAVTAILINCQKLVVANVGDSRAVICKSGVAKPLSVDHEPNMEKDEVESRGGFVSNFPGDVPRVDGQLAVTRAFGDKSLKMHLSSEPYVTMEVIDDDAEFLILASDGLWKVMSNQEAVDSVKGIKDAKSAAKRLAEEAVARKSSDDISVVVVKFQ